A genomic segment from uncultured Marinifilum sp. encodes:
- a CDS encoding cyclic nucleotide-gated ion channel encodes MTKNYLKSIFNSVWRVLIILLVLFQASLMPLDFLFELRRLSWYRMLDLSISIIFFIDLIVNIFRYQKIKNQTRLKDIYWDSYSSWQFFISDFLAILPYALIFSNPYFQFLRLFKWIRVYKTAKFFQIRNIRMSTKISFWLLISGFFLFSHWFTCIWLWIHGVENVFSNTDNYVKALYWVITTLTSVGYGDIVPHGNPEMLFTILLQILGVGVLALLVGTIVGIYTKKNPTDQRFVENMERLRALIHYQNISKDLQQRISDYFTYEWKQKLGYDETELMETLPYGLKNELQLEFKKNVIKDIPLFDCVDDHFIRDIARYLTPMVLTPGDYLFRKGDIANSMFFIQRGKFKVLSENESKELTILKAGDFMGEIALFKKSNRTATLKSEGYSDVYELQKKEFEKVLKKYPQIAEKISVKSKLREERYI; translated from the coding sequence ATGACTAAGAATTACTTAAAATCAATTTTTAATTCAGTTTGGAGGGTATTAATAATTTTACTGGTATTATTTCAAGCCAGTTTAATGCCATTAGATTTTTTATTCGAACTTAGACGTTTATCTTGGTATAGAATGCTAGATTTAAGTATTTCAATCATTTTTTTTATTGATTTAATTGTAAATATTTTTCGATATCAGAAAATTAAAAATCAGACCAGGCTTAAAGATATTTATTGGGATTCGTACTCATCGTGGCAATTTTTTATCAGCGATTTTCTTGCAATATTGCCTTATGCATTAATATTTTCAAATCCATATTTTCAATTTCTTCGATTGTTTAAGTGGATAAGAGTATATAAAACAGCAAAATTTTTTCAAATTCGTAATATTCGAATGTCAACAAAAATTTCTTTTTGGCTTCTTATATCAGGTTTCTTTCTTTTTTCCCATTGGTTTACTTGTATTTGGCTATGGATTCATGGGGTTGAAAATGTTTTTTCCAATACCGATAACTATGTAAAAGCATTATATTGGGTGATAACAACCTTAACATCAGTTGGCTATGGAGATATTGTTCCTCACGGAAACCCAGAAATGCTTTTTACCATATTGTTACAGATTTTAGGTGTTGGAGTTCTTGCCTTATTGGTTGGTACTATAGTTGGTATTTATACAAAGAAAAATCCTACCGATCAGAGGTTTGTAGAGAATATGGAAAGGTTAAGAGCTTTAATTCATTATCAGAATATATCAAAAGATTTACAACAAAGAATTAGTGATTACTTTACTTACGAGTGGAAACAAAAATTAGGTTACGACGAAACCGAATTAATGGAAACTTTACCATACGGCTTAAAGAACGAACTGCAACTAGAGTTTAAAAAAAACGTCATAAAAGACATTCCTTTGTTCGATTGTGTCGATGATCATTTTATTAGAGATATTGCTCGTTATTTAACACCAATGGTCTTAACGCCTGGCGATTATCTGTTCCGTAAAGGAGACATTGCAAATTCTATGTTTTTTATACAGCGAGGTAAATTTAAGGTTTTATCCGAAAATGAAAGTAAAGAACTAACAATTCTTAAAGCTGGAGACTTTATGGGGGAAATAGCTTTGTTTAAAAAATCGAACAGAACTGCAACGCTTAAATCGGAGGGATATTCAGATGTATACGAATTGCAGAAAAAAGAATTTGAGAAGGTGCTTAAAAAGTATCCTCAAATAGCCGAAAAAATTAGTGTGAAATCGAAATTACGAGAAGAAAGATATATTTAA
- the nuoE gene encoding NADH-quinone oxidoreductase subunit NuoE encodes MDFQEKLVNDLVTKHGTERENLLPILQGVIDKERYLSEDAILKIAKEMSIPAADVYGTASFYSFLDTEPRGKYVIRVCKTITCAMKGKNQIIQAIEHYLKVKVGETTLDKKFTILETNCLGWCHKAPAMLVNDDVYTELTPESVVDILRQYREED; translated from the coding sequence ATGGATTTTCAAGAAAAATTAGTGAACGATTTGGTTACCAAACATGGAACAGAACGTGAGAATTTACTCCCCATTCTTCAAGGGGTAATTGATAAGGAAAGATATTTATCGGAAGATGCTATTCTTAAAATAGCTAAAGAAATGAGTATTCCTGCAGCCGATGTTTACGGAACAGCAAGTTTCTATTCATTTTTAGATACCGAACCAAGAGGAAAATATGTTATTCGTGTTTGTAAAACCATAACCTGTGCAATGAAAGGTAAAAACCAAATTATTCAGGCAATTGAACATTATTTAAAGGTTAAGGTTGGTGAAACAACACTGGATAAGAAATTTACTATTCTAGAAACCAATTGTTTGGGTTGGTGTCATAAGGCTCCGGCAATGTTGGTTAATGATGATGTATACACGGAATTAACTCCCGAATCGGTAGTTGATATTCTTCGCCAATATCGCGAAGAAGACTAA
- the buk gene encoding butyrate kinase, with the protein METRRILAINPGSTSTKIAVFQGDKSVFLKNIKHTAEELSQFVHISEQFEFRKNIIMQELVDAEIRIDLIEAVVGRGGLVKPIESGIYEVNDRLKEDLKVGVLGEHASNLGGLIADNIAESLPNAKAYIADPVVVDEMIDVARISGHPEFQRVSIFHALNQKAIGRAFAQSIDKKYEDINVIVAHLGGGISVGAHQKGKVIDVNNALDGEGPFSPERSGSLPSGALAKLCFSGEYTLNDVKKMIKGEGGLVAHLGTNDAYEVELKAKDGDEKAKLIQDAMSYQVAKSIGEMAAVLKGNVDGILLTGGIAHNPYLVNYIKEMVSFIAPLAVYPGEDEMKALAMNGFMVLRNEIEPKIYN; encoded by the coding sequence ATGGAAACTCGTAGAATCTTAGCCATTAATCCTGGATCCACGTCTACAAAAATCGCTGTTTTTCAAGGCGATAAGTCTGTATTTTTAAAAAATATAAAGCATACTGCCGAAGAGCTTTCTCAATTTGTTCATATTTCGGAACAGTTCGAATTTCGCAAGAATATTATTATGCAAGAATTGGTAGATGCCGAAATTAGAATCGATTTAATCGAAGCTGTGGTAGGTAGAGGAGGATTGGTAAAACCAATCGAATCGGGTATTTATGAAGTAAACGATCGCCTTAAAGAAGATCTTAAAGTTGGAGTTTTAGGCGAACATGCCAGTAATTTAGGAGGTTTAATTGCCGATAATATTGCCGAATCTTTGCCCAATGCTAAAGCATATATAGCCGATCCTGTTGTTGTTGATGAAATGATTGATGTGGCAAGAATATCTGGTCATCCCGAATTTCAAAGAGTATCTATCTTTCATGCTTTAAACCAAAAAGCAATTGGTAGAGCTTTTGCTCAGTCAATCGATAAAAAATATGAAGATATTAATGTTATTGTTGCTCACTTAGGTGGTGGTATTTCTGTAGGAGCTCACCAAAAAGGTAAAGTAATTGATGTTAATAACGCACTTGATGGAGAAGGACCATTCTCTCCAGAACGATCAGGTTCATTGCCTTCTGGTGCTCTTGCAAAACTTTGCTTTAGTGGCGAATATACTCTTAACGATGTTAAGAAAATGATTAAAGGAGAAGGCGGACTAGTTGCGCATTTAGGAACAAATGATGCCTACGAGGTAGAATTAAAAGCCAAAGATGGTGATGAAAAAGCCAAACTTATTCAGGATGCTATGTCATATCAGGTGGCAAAATCGATAGGTGAAATGGCAGCTGTTTTAAAGGGTAATGTCGATGGAATTTTATTAACTGGAGGTATTGCTCACAATCCTTATTTGGTAAATTATATAAAAGAAATGGTTTCTTTTATTGCACCACTTGCTGTTTATCCGGGCGAAGATGAAATGAAAGCACTTGCCATGAATGGTTTTATGGTATTAAGAAACGAAATTGAACCAAAAATATATAATTAG
- a CDS encoding porin family protein, producing MKKIIFIVVALLVSAATYAQEAHFGVKAGMNLSNMTGDDIDGDMKAGIYLGGFVNFKLTEKFALQPELIYSQQGAKNDEGGVDEKLRTDYLNVPIMAKFYVSEGFNLQVGPQIGFLLKSEYEQDDVDVDIKDETKGVDFSLGLGCEYEMESGFGINLRYNIGLSEVYDDIDPKHSVLQIGASFKF from the coding sequence ATGAAAAAAATTATTTTTATTGTAGTAGCCTTATTAGTATCTGCTGCAACTTATGCACAAGAAGCACATTTTGGTGTTAAAGCGGGTATGAATCTTTCAAATATGACTGGTGATGATATCGATGGAGATATGAAAGCTGGTATTTACCTTGGAGGTTTTGTTAATTTTAAATTAACAGAAAAATTTGCTTTGCAACCAGAACTAATTTACTCACAGCAAGGTGCTAAAAATGATGAAGGTGGTGTCGATGAAAAATTAAGAACAGATTATTTAAATGTTCCTATTATGGCTAAATTTTATGTTAGCGAAGGTTTTAATTTGCAAGTTGGTCCACAAATTGGATTCTTATTAAAATCAGAATATGAGCAAGATGATGTGGATGTAGACATCAAAGATGAAACTAAAGGAGTAGATTTTAGTTTAGGTTTAGGATGCGAATACGAAATGGAATCTGGTTTCGGTATTAATCTTAGATACAATATAGGATTATCTGAAGTATATGACGATATAGATCCAAAACATTCAGTTTTACAAATTGGAGCATCTTTTAAATTTTAA
- a CDS encoding NADH-ubiquinone oxidoreductase-F iron-sulfur binding region domain-containing protein, with protein MTTIKKQLHRIDLIFKNEEDCKEILRHALARSNQEVINEMVNSGLKGRGGAGFPTGLKWKLTAEPKIKEKYVICNADEGEPGTFKDREILTRVPHKVLSGMAVCAKIIGARKGYIYLRGEYRFLVPDLKKELRKFHDILDDLGFDFRVEIFLGSGAYICGEESALLESMEGKRGEPRNKPPFPSDSGFKGKPTVVNNVETLAHSYTILKYGAKKFRDLGVKDSRGSKVFSVSGDTPIPGIYELELGMTVQDFVDDFGDGDTKAVQVGGASGFLVPRKRFQKTNIGYQGKLTGISLPTGGSMMLFNSSRSMYNVLNNYLEFFEEESCGQCTPCRVGCQQLLKGIKAVKRGERPAAYLDQLLKLTDTMKLTAKCGLGQSVANSFSSIVENFREEMIY; from the coding sequence ATGACAACAATAAAAAAACAACTTCATAGAATCGATTTAATTTTTAAAAACGAAGAGGATTGTAAAGAAATTCTTCGACATGCATTGGCAAGGTCCAATCAGGAAGTAATTAATGAGATGGTGAATTCGGGGCTGAAAGGTAGAGGTGGAGCCGGATTTCCAACCGGATTAAAATGGAAGCTTACCGCAGAGCCCAAGATAAAAGAGAAATATGTAATTTGTAATGCCGACGAGGGCGAGCCAGGAACTTTTAAAGACAGAGAGATATTAACTAGAGTGCCACATAAAGTATTGTCGGGAATGGCAGTTTGTGCTAAAATTATTGGGGCACGAAAAGGTTATATTTATTTAAGAGGAGAATATCGATTCTTGGTTCCTGACTTGAAAAAGGAATTAAGAAAATTTCATGATATTCTAGATGATTTGGGCTTTGATTTTCGTGTGGAAATTTTCCTTGGCAGTGGAGCATATATCTGTGGCGAAGAAAGTGCTCTTTTAGAATCGATGGAAGGAAAACGTGGAGAACCAAGAAATAAACCTCCTTTTCCAAGCGATAGTGGTTTTAAGGGAAAACCTACTGTGGTTAATAATGTTGAAACACTTGCTCATTCTTACACAATTTTAAAATATGGAGCGAAAAAATTTAGAGATCTTGGGGTAAAAGATTCAAGAGGTTCTAAAGTATTTTCAGTTTCGGGAGATACTCCCATTCCTGGGATATATGAGTTGGAACTAGGTATGACAGTTCAGGATTTTGTTGATGATTTTGGAGATGGAGATACAAAGGCCGTTCAGGTTGGTGGAGCTTCTGGTTTTCTGGTTCCACGCAAACGTTTTCAAAAAACAAATATTGGGTATCAGGGAAAATTAACTGGTATTTCTTTGCCTACAGGAGGTTCAATGATGCTTTTTAATAGTTCCCGATCTATGTACAATGTGTTAAATAATTATCTCGAATTTTTTGAGGAAGAGTCTTGTGGACAATGTACTCCTTGCCGAGTTGGTTGTCAGCAACTTTTGAAAGGTATTAAGGCTGTTAAACGTGGCGAAAGGCCAGCAGCCTATCTCGATCAGTTATTAAAGCTTACCGATACAATGAAACTTACCGCGAAATGTGGTTTAGGACAATCGGTAGCAAATTCTTTTTCTTCCATTGTAGAGAATTTCCGTGAGGAGATGATTTATTAA
- a CDS encoding NADH-dependent [FeFe] hydrogenase, group A6 — protein MSEMVNLIINGIAVSIEEGKTILEAAKKLHIKIPTLCYHKDLCVAGNCRVCVVEQVGHDKLVASCATPVAEGMEINTNTLKVRNCRKHIIELLLTEHNEECTKCYRNGHCELQALAAEYQITNQDFIDLVPDKNYTIDQLSPAIVKDDSKCIRCQRCVRTCAEIQSVGAIAVSHKGAEMKISTFFDRPLDEVVCTNCGQCIVHCPTGALTEKSYVEKVWDVIADPDVHVVVQTAPAVRIGLGEELGMEAGTRVTGKMVSALRRLGFDSILDTDFTADLTIMEEGTELLTRLKRALLDDDPNVALPMATSCSPGWVKYIEHKYSEYLPNLSTCKSPQQMFGALAKTYYAKNINVDPENIISVSIMPCTAKKYEANRPEMKDSGYKDVDYVLTTRELAVMIKQAGIEFEKLPEEKFDSIMGISSGAGVIFGATGGVMEAALRTAYEIVTGREVPFENLDILPVRGLDGVKEAIIPIEDTLEEWKFLEGVDLKCAIANGLENAHRLIEEIKSGDRFYHFIEIMACPGGCLGGGGQPYPVDDEIRLKRMQAIYAEDEGLPIRKSHENPEIIKVYKDFLEKPLSHKSHKLLHTSYVKREQY, from the coding sequence ATGTCGGAAATGGTAAATTTAATAATCAACGGAATAGCTGTAAGTATTGAGGAAGGAAAAACAATACTCGAAGCAGCTAAAAAACTACATATAAAAATACCTACTCTTTGCTACCATAAAGATTTGTGTGTGGCGGGCAATTGCAGGGTTTGTGTTGTGGAACAAGTTGGTCATGATAAACTTGTTGCATCTTGCGCTACACCTGTAGCAGAGGGAATGGAAATTAATACCAATACATTAAAAGTTAGAAATTGTAGAAAACATATTATAGAGTTATTGCTTACCGAACACAACGAAGAATGTACCAAATGCTATAGAAATGGGCATTGTGAGTTGCAGGCATTAGCTGCCGAATACCAAATTACAAATCAGGATTTTATTGATTTAGTACCCGATAAAAATTATACTATCGATCAATTATCTCCTGCAATAGTAAAAGACGATTCTAAATGCATACGCTGCCAACGTTGTGTAAGAACTTGTGCCGAAATTCAATCTGTAGGTGCTATTGCTGTTTCTCACAAAGGGGCCGAAATGAAAATTTCTACATTCTTTGACAGACCGCTCGATGAAGTTGTTTGCACAAATTGTGGTCAGTGCATTGTTCATTGTCCAACGGGAGCTTTAACCGAAAAATCGTATGTGGAAAAGGTTTGGGATGTTATTGCCGACCCTGATGTTCATGTTGTGGTGCAAACTGCTCCGGCGGTGAGAATAGGACTTGGCGAAGAACTAGGAATGGAAGCGGGAACTCGCGTAACAGGTAAAATGGTTTCGGCATTACGACGTTTGGGCTTCGATTCTATTTTAGATACCGATTTTACAGCCGATTTAACTATAATGGAAGAAGGTACCGAGTTGTTAACTCGATTAAAACGTGCTTTGCTTGATGATGATCCTAATGTGGCTTTACCTATGGCAACATCGTGTTCACCTGGCTGGGTTAAGTATATCGAGCACAAATATTCCGAATATTTACCTAATTTATCTACTTGTAAATCGCCACAGCAAATGTTTGGTGCTCTTGCTAAAACGTATTATGCTAAAAATATTAATGTTGATCCCGAAAATATTATATCAGTATCTATAATGCCATGTACTGCGAAAAAATATGAGGCCAATCGCCCCGAAATGAAGGATAGTGGATATAAAGATGTGGATTATGTGCTAACAACAAGAGAGTTGGCAGTAATGATTAAGCAAGCAGGTATTGAATTTGAAAAATTGCCAGAGGAGAAATTTGATTCTATCATGGGAATATCATCTGGTGCAGGAGTAATATTTGGTGCTACAGGCGGAGTAATGGAAGCCGCTTTGAGAACTGCTTACGAAATAGTTACAGGAAGAGAAGTTCCTTTCGAGAATTTGGATATTTTACCAGTTCGTGGTTTAGATGGCGTTAAAGAAGCTATAATTCCTATAGAAGATACACTTGAAGAATGGAAGTTTTTAGAAGGTGTAGACTTAAAATGTGCAATTGCAAATGGTCTTGAAAATGCTCATAGATTAATAGAGGAAATTAAATCAGGAGATCGATTTTATCATTTTATCGAAATTATGGCCTGTCCGGGAGGTTGTCTGGGTGGAGGCGGTCAGCCATATCCTGTTGACGATGAGATTCGCTTAAAACGCATGCAGGCTATTTATGCAGAAGATGAAGGACTTCCGATTCGAAAATCGCATGAAAATCCAGAAATTATTAAGGTTTATAAGGATTTCTTAGAAAAACCATTGAGTCATAAATCGCATAAATTACTTCATACATCCTATGTAAAGCGCGAGCAATATTAG
- a CDS encoding adenylate/guanylate cyclase domain-containing protein, whose protein sequence is MFVHHHHKINELLHLEFLKIERKRVGIILVLFLIGSLTIPVLHFFVPDLLRSTLNNKQYVESMYTWWFVFFLFEFFVFIRMHFGIKYNRSIPRKLLILNLIMEFGIPAIILFKAVKYDNSLLILEYDGLTFYFLLLMLSAMHLDFKISLGAGILAFLGYLGVSYWGIQFLQPKGDINQMIEIYGMRSFGLLAAGIIAGVVAAEIRTRVNKFLDTKNYQSEMESLLGQQLSHEVAKELILHRNDSVGHKVVGSIMFMDIRNFTTMADHQSPEETIEYQNAIFDPLIRIIEKNNGIIHQILGDGFMASFGIAVKNENHASDAYNAGLEIVEVINSLCVNAESECTRIGIGIHSGEVITGNIGNEIRKQFSIAGKNVIMASRIEQLNKEFKSQFLVSEQFANLLDCKNGLIDLGSVKLKGIGEKIKLYKIN, encoded by the coding sequence ATGTTTGTTCATCATCATCATAAAATTAATGAATTACTACATCTTGAGTTTCTTAAAATAGAAAGAAAAAGGGTTGGAATTATTTTGGTCTTGTTTTTAATTGGTTCATTAACCATTCCTGTTCTTCATTTTTTTGTGCCCGATTTATTGCGTTCTACATTAAACAATAAACAATATGTAGAAAGTATGTACACTTGGTGGTTTGTGTTCTTTTTATTCGAATTTTTTGTATTTATTAGAATGCATTTTGGCATAAAGTACAATAGGTCAATACCCAGAAAGTTGTTAATATTAAATTTGATAATGGAATTTGGAATTCCTGCAATAATTTTATTTAAAGCAGTAAAATACGATAATTCCTTATTAATATTAGAGTACGATGGATTAACATTTTATTTTTTACTGTTAATGTTGTCGGCAATGCACCTCGATTTTAAAATATCTTTGGGAGCTGGTATACTCGCCTTTTTGGGCTATTTGGGTGTTTCTTACTGGGGAATTCAGTTTTTGCAGCCTAAGGGAGATATAAATCAGATGATTGAGATATATGGAATGAGAAGTTTTGGACTTTTAGCCGCAGGAATTATTGCAGGAGTTGTAGCTGCAGAAATTCGAACCAGAGTAAATAAGTTTTTAGATACTAAAAACTATCAAAGCGAAATGGAATCTCTTCTGGGGCAGCAGCTTTCTCATGAAGTTGCAAAAGAATTAATTTTACATCGTAACGATTCGGTAGGGCATAAAGTGGTTGGTTCAATAATGTTTATGGATATAAGGAACTTTACCACTATGGCCGATCACCAGAGTCCTGAAGAAACAATTGAATATCAGAATGCTATTTTCGATCCTCTAATCCGAATTATAGAAAAAAATAATGGAATAATTCATCAGATTTTGGGCGATGGATTTATGGCTTCATTTGGAATTGCTGTTAAAAATGAAAATCATGCTAGTGATGCTTATAATGCCGGATTAGAGATTGTTGAGGTTATAAATAGTTTATGCGTTAATGCAGAATCTGAATGTACAAGAATAGGTATTGGTATTCATAGTGGAGAAGTTATTACTGGTAATATTGGTAACGAAATAAGAAAACAATTCTCTATTGCCGGTAAAAATGTAATAATGGCTTCGCGTATCGAACAACTAAACAAAGAATTTAAAAGTCAATTTTTAGTTAGTGAACAGTTTGCAAACTTATTGGATTGTAAAAATGGATTAATTGATCTAGGTTCTGTTAAATTGAAAGGTATTGGGGAGAAAATAAAGTTGTATAAAATAAATTAA
- a CDS encoding serine hydrolase domain-containing protein: MITRRIFSFLIILLLVFLNQNFSFSKQGSIAVPFDKTIEAVSHRLSNELSESVETARADRLINRFLRKWEVAGATVAVVKDEKLLFAKGYGYANIEKQELVKPSHLFRIASVSKLITATAIMKLQEEGKLHLDDYAFGEHGILNDSIYSKIRDKRTKRITVEHLLRHSAGYTSKYGDPMFLPLSIAKKMKVEPPISAETTIQFVLSRRLHFTPGSRGGYSNLGYVILEKIVEKASGENYEDYVQSHILQPAGVFDMHLGKSLQKDHFVNEVNYYEQSNAIKISAFNGSGKTVFRSNGGNNLKALGGAGAWLASAAELMKFMLAIDGDNTHPDILSSKSVQYMTKSNKKGFSPIGWKGTRKGTWWRTGTLAGSSALLKHQVGGYSFVIITNSSTWRGSDFTKDLSVLMSRVLRSVKQWPTQDLFNHFEAKPEIIALDKLPHFEDWS; this comes from the coding sequence ATGATTACAAGAAGAATTTTTTCTTTCCTTATTATATTATTACTGGTTTTTTTGAACCAGAATTTTAGTTTTTCAAAACAAGGGAGTATTGCTGTTCCTTTCGATAAAACCATAGAGGCAGTTTCTCATAGGTTGTCGAATGAACTGTCGGAGAGCGTAGAAACAGCCAGAGCAGATCGCTTAATTAATCGATTTTTAAGAAAATGGGAAGTTGCCGGTGCAACAGTAGCGGTGGTAAAAGATGAGAAACTTCTTTTTGCTAAAGGTTATGGTTATGCCAATATCGAAAAACAAGAATTAGTGAAGCCTTCTCATTTATTTAGAATTGCCAGCGTCTCAAAACTAATTACTGCAACTGCAATAATGAAGCTGCAGGAAGAAGGAAAACTTCATCTCGACGATTATGCTTTTGGTGAACATGGAATTCTTAATGATAGTATCTATTCTAAAATAAGAGATAAAAGAACAAAGAGAATAACAGTAGAGCATCTTTTAAGACATTCGGCCGGATACACAAGTAAATATGGCGACCCTATGTTTTTACCTTTGTCTATTGCAAAAAAAATGAAGGTTGAACCTCCAATTAGTGCCGAAACAACAATACAATTCGTGCTTTCAAGAAGATTACATTTTACGCCTGGTAGTCGTGGTGGCTATTCAAATTTGGGTTATGTAATTCTAGAAAAGATAGTGGAAAAAGCTTCGGGAGAAAATTATGAAGATTATGTGCAATCGCATATTTTGCAACCTGCAGGAGTTTTCGATATGCATCTTGGAAAAAGTTTGCAAAAAGATCACTTTGTAAATGAAGTGAATTATTACGAACAATCTAATGCAATAAAAATATCAGCATTTAATGGGTCTGGTAAAACAGTATTCAGATCCAATGGGGGTAATAACTTAAAAGCATTGGGAGGAGCAGGTGCTTGGCTTGCTTCGGCTGCCGAGCTAATGAAATTTATGCTTGCTATTGATGGCGACAATACTCACCCTGATATTTTATCCTCGAAAAGTGTACAATACATGACTAAATCAAACAAAAAAGGATTTAGTCCTATTGGATGGAAAGGTACCAGAAAAGGTACTTGGTGGAGAACAGGTACACTTGCAGGTAGCTCGGCTCTGCTTAAACATCAGGTTGGAGGATATAGTTTTGTAATTATTACAAATAGTTCTACTTGGAGAGGCTCCGATTTTACTAAAGATTTAAGTGTACTTATGAGTCGTGTATTGCGCTCAGTTAAACAATGGCCTACTCAGGATTTATTTAATCACTTCGAGGCTAAACCAGAAATTATTGCTCTCGATAAATTACCTCACTTTGAAGATTGGAGCTAA